A window from Erythrolamprus reginae isolate rEryReg1 chromosome 11, rEryReg1.hap1, whole genome shotgun sequence encodes these proteins:
- the LOC139174474 gene encoding ADP-ribosylation factor 6-like has product MGKMLSKIFGNKEMRILMLGLDAAGKTTILYKLKLGQPVTTIPTVGFNVETVTYKNVKFNVWDVGGQDKIRPLWRHYYTGTQGLIFVVDCADRDRIDEGRQELHRIINDREMRDAIILVFANKQDLPDAMKPHEIQEKLGLTRIRDRNWYVQPSCATSGEGLYEGLMWLTSNYKS; this is encoded by the coding sequence ATGGGGAAAATGCTATCCAAGATCTTTGGTAACAAGGAGATGAGGATTTTGATGCTGGGCTTGGACGCCGCCGGCAAGACCACCATCCTTTACAAGCTGAAGCTGGGCCAGCCGGTCACCACCATCCCCACCGTGGGCTTCAACGTGGAGACGGTGACCTACAAGAACGTCAAGTTCAACGTTTGGGACGTGGGCGGACAGGACAAGATCCGACCCCTGTGGAGACATTACTACACCGGCACTCAAGGGTTGATCTTTGTGGTGGACTGCGCCGATCGGGACCGGATCGACGAGGGCCGCCAGGAGCTCCACCGCATCATCAACGACCGCGAGATGCGGGACGCCATCATCCTGGTCTTTGCCAACAAGCAGGACCTGCCCGATGCCATGAAACCTCACGAGATCCAGGAGAAGCTGGGCCTCACCCGCATCAGGGACAGGAATTGGTACGTCCAGCCCTCGTGCGCCACCTCGGGCGAAGGACTCTACGAAGGCTTAATGTGGCTCACCTCCAACTACAAGTCGTAA